One Thermococcus kodakarensis KOD1 genomic window carries:
- a CDS encoding DUF61 family protein, with amino-acid sequence MPTAEDLLNKEIMRVNLHLPRQRVSLNEALRNGDGYVILRDGSMHYFRSSELEYLSDILEDDEREKLKLPIILEISTVDRGYFRVRGKIEVKVIETILGQFDPLEEKSEGRYPRYLLPRIRRILPTTTTYAFIME; translated from the coding sequence ATGCCCACGGCCGAAGACCTGCTGAACAAAGAAATAATGAGAGTCAACCTTCATCTGCCGAGGCAGAGGGTAAGCCTTAACGAAGCCCTTAGAAATGGGGACGGGTACGTCATCCTACGGGACGGAAGCATGCACTATTTTAGGTCGTCTGAGCTTGAATACCTATCCGACATCCTTGAGGATGATGAACGAGAGAAGCTCAAACTACCGATAATCCTGGAGATTAGCACTGTGGATAGGGGTTACTTCAGGGTTAGGGGAAAGATTGAAGTGAAGGTAATAGAAACCATCCTTGGGCAGTTCGATCCGTTAGAAGAGAAATCGGAGGGCAGGTATCCCAGGTATCTCCTTCCTAGGATAAGGAGAATCCTCCCAACGACGACCACCTACGCGTTCATAATGGAGTGA
- the glnA gene encoding type I glutamate--ammonia ligase, giving the protein MNEIKGIERAVQVEVPRPRFLLLAFTDINGSLKGMEIPMERYEEAVEDGVSFDGSSIPGFEGIEDSDLIFKADPSTYAEIPWEGIGRVYGYIYKGDEPYQADPRGILKRVLERLEKEGLKAHIGPEPEFYIFKKNGTWELHIPDSGGYFDLVGLDKAREIRREIALYMPYLGLKPEVLHHEVGKAQHEIDFRYDEALRTADNIVSFKHVVKAVAELHGYYATFMPKPIYGFPGNGMHLHISLWKDGENVFIGEDGLSDTALHFIGGILKHAKALAALTNPTVNSYKRLVPGYEAPVYISWGYRNRSALIRVPAFKGSGARIEYRCPDPSANPYLALAGILMVGLDGIKKKVEPDSYVETNVYEMDDAERERLGIDTLPGSLGEALEELKKDKTVREALGGAYKNFIDYKEREWEEYIEYLSSRDIPIDTKKVTEWELERYFYV; this is encoded by the coding sequence ATGAACGAAATTAAGGGAATTGAGAGGGCGGTACAAGTCGAAGTCCCAAGGCCGAGGTTCCTTCTGCTGGCATTCACGGATATCAACGGGTCGCTAAAGGGCATGGAAATACCAATGGAGCGCTATGAGGAGGCAGTTGAGGATGGGGTATCCTTCGACGGTTCCTCGATACCTGGATTCGAAGGAATAGAAGACAGCGACCTTATATTCAAGGCGGATCCCAGCACCTACGCCGAAATACCGTGGGAGGGCATTGGAAGAGTCTACGGTTACATCTATAAAGGAGATGAACCCTACCAAGCCGATCCCAGGGGGATTCTGAAGAGAGTCCTTGAAAGGCTGGAGAAGGAAGGACTAAAAGCTCACATCGGCCCCGAGCCAGAGTTCTACATCTTCAAGAAGAACGGCACATGGGAACTTCATATCCCCGACAGCGGCGGATATTTTGACCTGGTTGGCTTGGACAAAGCCAGGGAGATAAGAAGGGAGATTGCACTCTACATGCCGTATCTCGGCCTAAAGCCCGAGGTTCTGCACCATGAGGTCGGGAAGGCCCAGCACGAAATAGATTTCCGCTACGACGAAGCCCTTAGAACCGCCGACAACATAGTAAGCTTCAAGCACGTCGTTAAAGCGGTGGCAGAGCTCCACGGCTACTACGCCACATTCATGCCCAAACCCATCTACGGCTTTCCCGGTAACGGAATGCACCTCCACATAAGCCTGTGGAAAGACGGTGAGAACGTTTTCATTGGAGAAGACGGCCTGAGCGACACGGCGCTACACTTCATCGGGGGAATCCTTAAGCATGCTAAGGCCCTTGCAGCCCTTACCAACCCAACCGTCAACAGCTACAAGAGGCTCGTGCCGGGTTATGAAGCACCGGTTTACATCAGCTGGGGTTATAGAAACAGGAGCGCCCTCATCAGAGTACCAGCTTTCAAGGGAAGTGGTGCGAGAATAGAGTACCGCTGTCCAGACCCGAGTGCAAACCCCTACCTCGCCCTCGCTGGAATTCTTATGGTAGGACTGGACGGAATAAAGAAGAAGGTCGAGCCAGACTCGTACGTCGAGACCAACGTTTACGAGATGGACGATGCCGAGAGAGAAAGACTAGGAATAGATACCCTCCCAGGAAGCCTTGGAGAGGCACTGGAGGAGCTGAAGAAAGATAAGACAGTCAGAGAAGCACTCGGCGGAGCCTACAAGAACTTCATCGATTACAAGGAGAGGGAGTGGGAAGAATACATTGAATACCTGAGCTCAAGGGATATCCCAATTGACACCAAGAAGGTTACGGAGTGGGAGCTTGAGAGGTACTTCTACGTTTGA
- a CDS encoding DMT family transporter has product MKKGYLFVFLAASMWGTLGIFAKYLDGFGLTPFTMVFYRVVFALLLLGAYIKLKGIGFSIERSRLRFYALYGFFSIFLFYTLYFYTVTISSVSFAVLLLYTAPMYSIILGRLIFNEKITKEKLTALVMVTLGVLFVNGSGASFSTKALVFGLLSGFTYALYGILAKFAVRKEEPEKALFYTLLFGMIFLAPFSDFSVPTGAIPYLFALALFPTFLGYVLYNHALKEVEVSRASIVATVEPVVAIFLAFLLFGEKLSLVQLLGAALIIGGSIVVHMGEKEGPEGAHQT; this is encoded by the coding sequence ATGAAGAAGGGCTACCTTTTTGTTTTTCTGGCAGCTTCGATGTGGGGGACACTCGGCATCTTCGCCAAGTACTTGGATGGCTTTGGGCTGACGCCATTTACGATGGTCTTCTACCGCGTCGTTTTTGCCCTTCTTCTCCTCGGTGCATATATCAAGCTGAAGGGTATCGGCTTTTCAATCGAGCGCTCGAGGCTCAGGTTCTACGCCCTCTACGGCTTCTTCAGCATCTTTCTGTTCTACACCCTCTACTTTTACACCGTTACGATATCCTCCGTTTCCTTCGCCGTCCTCTTGCTTTATACCGCGCCTATGTACTCAATAATCCTCGGCAGGCTGATCTTCAACGAAAAAATAACGAAAGAGAAGTTAACGGCGCTGGTTATGGTCACCCTTGGTGTGCTTTTTGTTAACGGATCTGGTGCTTCATTCTCGACCAAAGCCCTGGTCTTTGGTCTCCTTTCGGGCTTTACTTATGCCCTCTACGGCATCCTGGCCAAGTTCGCGGTTAGGAAAGAAGAGCCTGAAAAGGCGCTCTTCTACACACTGCTGTTTGGTATGATATTCCTCGCCCCCTTCTCAGATTTTAGTGTACCCACTGGAGCAATCCCCTACCTCTTTGCCCTGGCACTCTTTCCGACGTTTCTTGGCTACGTTCTCTACAACCACGCCCTCAAAGAGGTGGAAGTTAGCAGGGCCAGTATAGTGGCAACTGTGGAGCCCGTCGTGGCGATTTTTCTGGCTTTCCTCCTCTTCGGGGAGAAGTTAAGTCTGGTTCAGCTACTCGGTGCGGCGCTCATAATAGGGGGTTCCATCGTAGTGCACATGGGAGAAAAAGAAGGGCCTGAGGGAGCCCATCAAACGTAG